The proteins below come from a single Alnus glutinosa chromosome 9, dhAlnGlut1.1, whole genome shotgun sequence genomic window:
- the LOC133876832 gene encoding uncharacterized protein LOC133876832, whose product MIPLSWNCRGLGNPQAVRDLHQMVKERKPNFVFLMETLCTKGHMDRRRNMLGFDNIFMVDPIGRSGGLALLWKVEDNLEIYNFSRRHINAVVKDGKGQLYWKLTGFYGHPDSSKRVESWAILRHLLSSQPVPWICAGDFNETVDQVEKEGSLIRRESQMVKFRDALEACHLGDLRFSGPRFTWSNRRMDGSFTRERLDRAVANPEWCSIFPKVSVRVLAARTSGHRPLFDDNEPERLSYRRSFKFEAWWANDFECSNGINSAWNVDNLGRVSFAEI is encoded by the coding sequence ATGATTCCCCTAAGCTGGAAttgccgggggcttgggaacccccagGCAGTTCGTGACCTTCACCAAATGGTGAAGGAAAGAAAGCCCAATTTTGTGTTCCTTATGGAGACTTTGTGCACGAAAGGACATATGGATCGCAGAAGGAACATGTTAggttttgataatatttttatggttGATCCTATAGGGAGGAGTGGGGGTCTTGCTTTGTTGTGGAAAGTAGAGGATAATCTGGAAATCTACAATTTTTCTAGACGGCATATCAATGCGGTTGTGAAGGATGGTAAGGGACAACTTTACTGGAAGTTGACGGGCTTTTATGGTCACCCTGATAGTAGTAAAAGGGTAGAGTCTTGGGCTATTCTCCGACACTTGCTTTCCAGCCAACCGGTCCCGTGGATTTGTGCTGGGGACTTTAATGAAACTGTGGACCAAGTAGAGAAAGAGGGCTCTTTGATTCGTAGGGAATCTCAAATGGTAAAGTTCCGTGATGCTTTGGAGGCTTGCCATCTAGGGGATTTGAGGTTTTCTGGTCCTCGTTTTACATGGAGTAATCGGAGGATGGATGGCTCTTTTACTAGAGAGCGTCTTGATCGAGCTGTGGCAAACCCAGAATGGTGTTCCATTTTCCCCAAAGTTTCGGTACGAGTTTTGGCTGCTAGAACCTCGGGTCATCGTCCACTGTTCGATGACAATGAACCGGAAAGGCTGTCTTATAGGAGGAGTTTTAAATTTGAAGCTTGGTGGGCTAATGATTTTGAGTGCTCAAATGGGATTAACTCGGCCTGGAATGTAGACAATCTTGGGAGGGTGTCTTTTGCAGAAATATAG
- the LOC133877206 gene encoding phototropin-1 isoform X1 produces the protein MEQTDKASSKIPPITRGSRDSLEVFNPSNNSTRLTNQAFLSHPSWQSWVDPRGNPGQPDSPDPPVLKISSKSGRAEELTTSWMALKDPTPPPQPSPPHTQKALSAIMHDRDDDHQSRPKATRQPVAGEIGTAAQRAAEWGLVLKTDTQTGKPQGVSVRTSGGGDDPNNKPEASRRDSNNSVRSSGDLSEDGNNIPRVSEDLKNALSAFQQTFVVADATKPDYPILYASAGFFKMTGYTSHEVIGRNSRFLQGADTDPEDVAKIREALGAGTSYCGRLLNYKKDGTPFWNLLTISPIKDETGKVLKFIGMQVEVSKHTEGSKDKMLRPNGLPESLIRYDARQKEMATSSVSELILAVKRPRSLSESTNRPFMRKSGGGKEDDRVESLARRNSESTTVAPPRRKSLGGGTRSSMQRISELPEKKQRKSGRLSFMGRIMRKSQSPVNESFDTEFAIDDDGSDDDDFNDSDSERRPESVDDKVRKKEMRRGIDLATTLERIEKNFVITDPRLPDNPIIFASDSFLELTEYSREEILGKNCRFLQGPETDPGTVRKIRAAIDNQTDVTVQLINYTKSGKKFWNLFHLQPMRDQKGEVQYFIGVQLDGSQHVEPLRNSIPEDTAKESEKLIKETAENVDDAVRELPDANMKPEDLWSNHSKVVHPKPHRKDSPSWRGIQKILDSGEQMGLKHFRPIKPLGSGDTGSVHLVELCGTDLRFAMKAMDKSVMLNRNKVHRACAEREILDKLDHPFLPALYASFQTKTHVCLITDYCPGGELFMLLDRQPTKVLKEDAVRFYAAEVVVALEYLHCQGIIYRDLKPENVLLQGSGHVSLTDFDLSCLTSCKPELLIPSTNEKKKKKQKVQHPIFMAEPMRASNSFVGTEEYIAPEIITGAGHTSAVDWWALGILLYEMFYGYTPFRGKTRQKTFANILQKDLKFPGSIQVSLQAKQLMYRLLHRDPKNRLASREGVDEIKRHPFFHGVNWALVRCMNPPKLDGPLFETTEADKETKVDPELEDLQTNVF, from the exons ATGGAACAAACAGATAAGGCATCGTCAAAAATACCACCAATAACCAGAGGCTCTCGCGACTCGCTCGAAGTGTTCAACCCCTCCAACAACTCGACCCGGCTAACAAACCAAGCCTTCCTGTCCCACCCCTCATGGCAGAGCTGGGTAGACCCACGGGGCAACCCCGGCCAGCCAGACAGCCCAGACCCACCAGTACTCAAGATCTCCTCCAAGTCGGGTCGTGCCGAGGAGCTCACCACCTCATGGATGGCCCTCAAGGACCCCACCCCACCGCCACAACCATCCCCACCGCACACCCAGAAGGCCCTCTCGGCGATCATGCACGATCGCGACGACGATCACCAGAGTCGACCAAAGGCCACGAGGCAACCGGTGGCGGGCGAAATCGGCACCGCGGCGCAGAGGGCCGCGGAGTGGGGTTTGGTTCTGAAAACGGATACCCAGACCGGGAAACCGCAAGGTGTCTCGGTCAGGACCTCGGGCGGCGGAGATGACCCGAACAACAAGCCCGAAGCTTCCAGGCGAGACTCCAACAACTCGGTGCGGTCCTCGGGCGATCTATCGGAAGATGGGAATAATATTCCCAGAGTTTCGGAGGACCTAAAGAACGCCTTATCGGCGTTCCAGCAAACGTTCGTGGTAGCGGACGCCACCAAACCGGATTATCCGATATTGTATGCCAGTGCCGGGTTCTTCAAGATGACTGGTTACACATCACATGAGGTTATAGGCAGGAACAG CCGGTTTTTACAGGGTGCAGATACCGACCCGGAGGATGTGGCAAAGATAAGGGAAGCTTTGGGGGCCGGCACGAGTTACTGTGGGAGGTTGCTGAATTACAAGAAGGATGGGACTCCCTTTTGGAATCTTCTCACCATTTCACCCATCAAGGACGAGACCGGAAAAGTCCTTAAATTTATTGG AATGCAAGTGGAGGTCAGCAAGCATACGGAGGGGTCCAAGGATAAGATGTTGCGTCCCAATGGATTGCCTGAGTCCTTGATTCGATACGATG CTCGTCAGAAAGAGATGGCCACCAGTTCAGTATCTGAACTTATTCTGGCAGTGAAGAGACCTCGTTCACTCAGCGAATCAACAAACCGTCCGTTTATGAGAAAATCAGGTGGCGGCAAGGAAGATGACAGAGTTGAATCGCTAGCAAGGAGAAACTCAGAGAGTACTACTGTTGCTCCACCCAGAAGGAAGTCTCTTGGTGGGGGTACTAGAAGCTCAATGCAGCGCATCAGTGAGTTGCCTGAAAAGAAACAGAGAAAATCTGGTCGCCTTTCTTTTATGGG GAGGATTATGAGGAAAAGTCAATCCCCCGTTAACGAAAGCTTCGACACTGAATTTGCTATAGATGATGATGGGAGTGATGACGATGACTTTAATGACAGTGACAGTGAGAGGAGGCCTGAGAGCGTTGATGACAAAGTCAGAAAGAAGGAAATGAGAAGGGGTATTGATCTTGCTACTACACTCGAACGTATAGAGAAAAACTTTGTCATTACTGATCCAAGGCTTCCCGACAACCCCATT ATTTTTGCATCCGACAGCTTCTTAGAGCTTACAGAGTATAGCCGTGAAGAAATCCTTGGAAAAAATTGCAG GTTTCTGCAAGGACCTGAAACAGACCCTGGAACTGTGAGGAAAATTAGAGCGGCAATAGACAACCAGACAGATGTCACCGTCCAGCTGATTAACTACACGAAGAGCG GTAAAAAGTTCTGGAACCTGTTTCATTTGCAACCTATGCGTGATCAGAAG GGAGAAGTACAATATTTTATTGGGGTACAATTAGATGGCAGTCAGCATGTTGAGCCACTTCGCAACAGTATTCCAGAGGACACTGCAAAAGAGAGTGAAAAACTG ATCAAAGAAACTGCAGAAAATGTTGATGACGCAGTGAGAGAACTTCCAGATGCCAATATG AAACCAGAAGATTTATGGTCTAACCATTCTAAGGTAGTTCACCCAAAACCTCACAGGAAGGACAGCCCCTCTTGGAGAGGTATCCAAAAG ATTCTAGATAGTGGAGAACAGATGGGCTTGAAACATTTTAGGCCAATAAAACCCTTGGGATCTGGCGATACTGGGAG TGTGCATTTGGTGGAGTTGTGTGGAACTGATCTGCGTTTTGCAATGAAGGCTATGGATAAAAGTGTTATGCTCAACCGTAACAAG GTGCATAGAGCTTGTGCAGAGAGAGAAATCCTCGACAAGTTAGATCATCCTTTTCTTCCTGCGCTGTATGCTTCATTTCAG ACCAAAACACATGTTTGTCTGATAACTGATTACTGCCCTGGTGGAGAACTCTTCATGCTTTTGGACAGGCAACCCACAAAGGTCCTGAAAGAAGATGCAGTGAG ATTTTATGCTGCAGAGGTAGTGGTTGCATTGGAGTACCTTCACTGCCAGG GGATAATTTACAGGGATTTAAAGCCTGAAAATGTTTTACTCCAGGGCAGTGGGCATGTGTCCTTGACAGATTTTGATTTGTCATGTTTGACATCTTGCAAACCAGAG CTTTTGATTCCAAgtacaaatgaaaagaaaaaaaagaagcagaaagTTCAACATCCAATATTCATGGCTGAACCTATGCGAGCATCAAATTCTTTTGTTGGCACTGAGGAGTACATAGCTCCG GAAATCATAACTGGAGCAGGTCATACTAGCGCAGTGGACTGGTGGGCTCTTG GCATTCTTCTATATGAAATGTTCTATGGATATACACCATTTAGGGGAAAGACTAGGCAAAAGACATTTGCCAATATTCTTCAAAAGGATCTTAAATTTCCAGGAAGTATACAG GTAAGTCTCCAAGCAAAGCAGTTAATGTATCGGTTGTTGCACAGGGATCCCAAGAATAGATTGGCTTCTCGGGAAGGAGTAGATGAAATTAAGCGTCACCCGTTCTTCCACGGTGTCAATTGGGCTCTAGTTCGCTGCATG AACCCTCCTAAGCTTGATGGTCCTCTCTTTGAAACAACTGAAGCTGACAAGGAAACCAAAGTGGATCCTGAGTTAGAGGATCTTCAGACAAATGTTTTCTAG
- the LOC133877032 gene encoding BTB/POZ domain-containing protein At5g60050 yields the protein MALKSREVSAMIRQGFISDQTLSFSPSRTTTTATRVYSPALSPTSNTLLSPPASPLSSSPAPAQPPARPAHSQTLYEMMSDEQNRESRLSDEKRRKLHDRVARLLDEAPFRNAAGDVRLAVVGRDGFRVSMDVHKSVLAEKSRFFAEKLRRDRGVSHSVEISDCDDVDVYVEAVLLMYCEDLKRRLTGEDVSKVLGLLKVSAAIMFDAGIMSCLEYLEAVPWSEDEEEKVISHINQLQLHDSDTEVLLRVSSEPSTSTRSDDIFLRLLNGVLQAKDDKARREMKSLISRLLREDATNDSNRLDVSKDVLYHLCHRCLSSLILCLSEATCVDERRDRGVLMGEIAREADNIQWIVDILVDKKMGDEFVKLWADQKDLASLHSKIPTMYRHEISRITAQLCIAIGRGHILVPKETRFSLLSTWLEPLYEDFGWMRRASRSVDKKLVEDGLSQTILTLPLPQQQAILLNWFDRFLNKGYDCPNIQRAFEVWWRRAFVRQHATGQDTSQLQITVCDYPN from the exons ATGGCATTGAAATCCAGAGAGGTCTCGGCGATGATAAGGCAGGGCTTCATCTCTGACCAAACGCTGTCGTTTTCGCCCTCAAGAACAACCACAACGGCTACTAGGGTTTACTCTCCGGCCTTGTCTCCCACCTCCAACACGCTCTTGTCCCCTCCGGCGTCGCCGTTATCCTCCTCGCCGGCGCCTGCTCAGCCCCCGGCTCGGCCCGCTCACTCTCAGACGCTCTACGAGATGATGTCCGACGAGCAAAACCGCGAGTCCAGGCTCTCCGACGAGAAGCGCCGGAAGCTCCACGACCGCGTTGCGAGGCTCCTAGACGAAGCACCGTTCCGGAACGCCGCCGGCGACGTGAGGCTGGCAGTGGTCGGCAGGGACGGGTTTCGCGTGTCGATGGACGTGCACAAGAGCGTGCTCGCTGAGAAGAGCCGGTTCTTCGCTGAGAAGCTGAGGCGGGATCGTGGGGTGTCCCACTCGGTGGAGATCAGTGACTGTGACGACGTGGACGTATACGTGGAGGCCGTGCTGTTGATGTACTGCGAGGACTTGAAGAGAAGGTTGACGGGCGAGGACGTTTCCAAGGTTTTGGGATTGCTCAAG GTATCTGCAGCTATCATGTTTGATGCTGGGATTATGTCATGCTTGGAGTATTTGGAAGCTGTACCATGgtctgaggatgaagaagaaaaggttaTATCTCATATCAATCAACTTCAGCTTCATGACTCCGACACTGAAGTTCTGCTGAGAGTATCATCTGAACCATCTACTTCTACAAGATCAGATGACATCTTCTTGAGATTGCTGAATGGTGTTCTACAAGCAAAAGATGATAAAGCTCGTCGAGAAATGAAATCTTTGATTTCTCGGTTACTTAGAGAAGATGCAACCAATGATAGTAACAGGCTTGATGTCTCTAAGGATGTCCTTTATCATCTTTGCCATAGATGTCTTAGTTCTCTTATTCTATGCTTATCTGAAGCTACGTGCGTGGATGAGAGGCGAGATCGAGGGGTTTTAATGGGTGAAATAGCTCGAGAGGCTGACAATATTCAGTGGATTGTGGATATTCTAGTTGACAAAAAAATGGGTGACGAATTTGTGAAATTATGGGCAGATCAGAAGGACCTTGCAAGCCTCCATTCAAAAATTCCCACCATGTATAGGCATGAAATCAGCAGAATCACTGCACAACTGTGTATTGCTATTGGGAGAGGGCATATATTGGTGCCAAAAGAAACCCGGTTTTCGTTGCTGTCCACATGGCTGGAACCTCTTTACGAAGACTTTGGATGGATGAGAAGGGCTTCTAGATCAGTTGATAAGAAGCTGGTTGAGGACGGATTGAGCCAAACAATTCTTACTCTGCCATTGCCACAGCAACAGGCTATCTTGCTTAATTGGTTTGATCGATTCCTTAACAAAGGATATGACTGCCCCAACATTCAGAGGGCTTTTGAGGTTTGGTGGAGAAGAGCCTTCGTCAGACAACATGCAACTGGGCAGGATACTTCCCAGTTGCAAATAACTGTATGTGATTATCCAAATTGA
- the LOC133877206 gene encoding phototropin-1 isoform X2, translating to MEQTDKASSKIPPITRGSRDSLEVFNPSNNSTRLTNQAFLSHPSWQSWVDPRGNPGQPDSPDPPVLKISSKSGRAEELTTSWMALKDPTPPPQPSPPHTQKALSAIMHDRDDDHQSRPKATRQPVAGEIGTAAQRAAEWGLVLKTDTQTGKPQGVSVRTSGGGDDPNNKPEASRRDSNNSVRSSGDLSEDGNNIPRVSEDLKNALSAFQQTFVVADATKPDYPILYASAGFFKMTGYTSHEVIGRNSRFLQGADTDPEDVAKIREALGAGTSYCGRLLNYKKDGTPFWNLLTISPIKDETGKVLKFIGMQVEVSKHTEGSKDKMLRPNGLPESLIRYDARQKEMATSSVSELILAVKRPRSLSESTNRPFMRKSGGGKEDDRVESLARRNSESTTVAPPRRKSLGGGTRSSMQRISELPEKKQRKSGRLSFMGRIMRKSQSPVNESFDTEFAIDDDGSDDDDFNDSDSERRPESVDDKVRKKEMRRGIDLATTLERIEKNFVITDPRLPDNPIIFASDSFLELTEYSREEILGKNCRFLQGPETDPGTVRKIRAAIDNQTDVTVQLINYTKSGKKFWNLFHLQPMRDQKGEVQYFIGVQLDGSQHVEPLRNSIPEDTAKESEKLIKETAENVDDAVRELPDANMKPEDLWSNHSKVVHPKPHRKDSPSWRGIQKILDSGEQMGLKHFRPIKPLGSGDTGSVHLVELCGTDLRFAMKAMDKSVMLNRNKVHRACAEREILDKLDHPFLPALYASFQTKTHVCLITDYCPGGELFMLLDRQPTKVLKEDAVRFYAAEVVVALEYLHCQGIIYRDLKPENVLLQGSGHVSLTDFDLSCLTSCKPELLIPSTNEKKKKKQKVQHPIFMAEPMRASNSFVGTEEYIAPEIITGAGHTSAVDWWALGILLYEMFYGYTPFRGKTRQKTFANILQKDLKFPGSIQVSLQAKQLMYRLLHRDPKNRLASREGVDEIKRHPFFHGVNWALVRCMNPPKLDGPLFETTEADKETKVDPELEDLQTNVF from the exons ATGGAACAAACAGATAAGGCATCGTCAAAAATACCACCAATAACCAGAGGCTCTCGCGACTCGCTCGAAGTGTTCAACCCCTCCAACAACTCGACCCGGCTAACAAACCAAGCCTTCCTGTCCCACCCCTCATGGCAGAGCTGGGTAGACCCACGGGGCAACCCCGGCCAGCCAGACAGCCCAGACCCACCAGTACTCAAGATCTCCTCCAAGTCGGGTCGTGCCGAGGAGCTCACCACCTCATGGATGGCCCTCAAGGACCCCACCCCACCGCCACAACCATCCCCACCGCACACCCAGAAGGCCCTCTCGGCGATCATGCACGATCGCGACGACGATCACCAGAGTCGACCAAAGGCCACGAGGCAACCGGTGGCGGGCGAAATCGGCACCGCGGCGCAGAGGGCCGCGGAGTGGGGTTTGGTTCTGAAAACGGATACCCAGACCGGGAAACCGCAAGGTGTCTCGGTCAGGACCTCGGGCGGCGGAGATGACCCGAACAACAAGCCCGAAGCTTCCAGGCGAGACTCCAACAACTCGGTGCGGTCCTCGGGCGATCTATCGGAAGATGGGAATAATATTCCCAGAGTTTCGGAGGACCTAAAGAACGCCTTATCGGCGTTCCAGCAAACGTTCGTGGTAGCGGACGCCACCAAACCGGATTATCCGATATTGTATGCCAGTGCCGGGTTCTTCAAGATGACTGGTTACACATCACATGAGGTTATAGGCAGGAACAG CCGGTTTTTACAGGGTGCAGATACCGACCCGGAGGATGTGGCAAAGATAAGGGAAGCTTTGGGGGCCGGCACGAGTTACTGTGGGAGGTTGCTGAATTACAAGAAGGATGGGACTCCCTTTTGGAATCTTCTCACCATTTCACCCATCAAGGACGAGACCGGAAAAGTCCTTAAATTTATTGG AATGCAAGTGGAGGTCAGCAAGCATACGGAGGGGTCCAAGGATAAGATGTTGCGTCCCAATGGATTGCCTGAGTCCTTGATTCGATACGATG CTCGTCAGAAAGAGATGGCCACCAGTTCAGTATCTGAACTTATTCTGGCAGTGAAGAGACCTCGTTCACTCAGCGAATCAACAAACCGTCCGTTTATGAGAAAATCAGGTGGCGGCAAGGAAGATGACAGAGTTGAATCGCTAGCAAGGAGAAACTCAGAGAGTACTACTGTTGCTCCACCCAGAAGGAAGTCTCTTGGTGGGGGTACTAGAAGCTCAATGCAGCGCATCAGTGAGTTGCCTGAAAAGAAACAGAGAAAATCTGGTCGCCTTTCTTTTATGGG GAGGATTATGAGGAAAAGTCAATCCCCCGTTAACGAAAGCTTCGACACTGAATTTGCTATAGATGATGATGGGAGTGATGACGATGACTTTAATGACAGTGACAGTGAGAGGAGGCCTGAGAGCGTTGATGACAAAGTCAGAAAGAAGGAAATGAGAAGGGGTATTGATCTTGCTACTACACTCGAACGTATAGAGAAAAACTTTGTCATTACTGATCCAAGGCTTCCCGACAACCCCATT ATTTTTGCATCCGACAGCTTCTTAGAGCTTACAGAGTATAGCCGTGAAGAAATCCTTGGAAAAAATTGCAG GTTTCTGCAAGGACCTGAAACAGACCCTGGAACTGTGAGGAAAATTAGAGCGGCAATAGACAACCAGACAGATGTCACCGTCCAGCTGATTAACTACACGAAGAGCG GTAAAAAGTTCTGGAACCTGTTTCATTTGCAACCTATGCGTGATCAGAAG GGAGAAGTACAATATTTTATTGGGGTACAATTAGATGGCAGTCAGCATGTTGAGCCACTTCGCAACAGTATTCCAGAGGACACTGCAAAAGAGAGTGAAAAACTG ATCAAAGAAACTGCAGAAAATGTTGATGACGCAGTGAGAGAACTTCCAGATGCCAATATG AAACCAGAAGATTTATGGTCTAACCATTCTAAGGTAGTTCACCCAAAACCTCACAGGAAGGACAGCCCCTCTTGGAGAGGTATCCAAAAG ATTCTAGATAGTGGAGAACAGATGGGCTTGAAACATTTTAGGCCAATAAAACCCTTGGGATCTGGCGATACTGGGAG TGTGCATTTGGTGGAGTTGTGTGGAACTGATCTGCGTTTTGCAATGAAGGCTATGGATAAAAGTGTTATGCTCAACCGTAACAAG GTGCATAGAGCTTGTGCAGAGAGAGAAATCCTCGACAAGTTAGATCATCCTTTTCTTCCTGCGCTGTATGCTTCATTTCAG ACCAAAACACATGTTTGTCTGATAACTGATTACTGCCCTGGTGGAGAACTCTTCATGCTTTTGGACAGGCAACCCACAAAGGTCCTGAAAGAAGATGCAGTGAG ATTTTATGCTGCAGAGGTAGTGGTTGCATTGGAGTACCTTCACTGCCAGG GGATAATTTACAGGGATTTAAAGCCTGAAAATGTTTTACTCCAGGGCAGTGGGCATGTGTCCTTGACAGATTTTGATTTGTCATGTTTGACATCTTGCAAACCAGAG CTTTTGATTCCAAgtacaaatgaaaagaaaaaaaagaagcagaaagTTCAACATCCAATATTCATGGCTGAACCTATGCGAGCATCAAATTCTTTTGTTGGCACTGAGGAGTACATAGCTCCG GAAATCATAACTGGAGCAGGTCATACTAGCGCAGTGGACTGGTGGGCTCTTG GCATTCTTCTATATGAAATGTTCTATGGATATACACCATTTAGGGGAAAGACTAGGCAAAAGACATTTGCCAATATTCTTCAAAAGGATCTTAAATTTCCAGGAAGTATACAG GTAAGTCTCCAAGCAAAGCAGTTAATGTATCGGTTGTTGCACAGGGATCCCAAGAATAGATTGGCTTCTCGGGAAGGAGTAGATGAAATTAAGCGTCACCCGTTCTTCCACGGTGTCAATTGGGCTCTAGTTCGCTGCATG AACCCTCCTAAGCTTGATGGTCCTCTCTTTGAAACAACTGAAGCTGACAAGGAAACCAAAGTGGATCCTGAGTTAGAGGATCTTCAGACAAATGTTTTCTA A